In Perca fluviatilis chromosome 11, GENO_Pfluv_1.0, whole genome shotgun sequence, the following proteins share a genomic window:
- the LOC120568671 gene encoding anion exchange protein 2-like, giving the protein MMAASVLPAILVFILIFMESQITALIVSKKERMLVKGTGFHLDLLIIVVVGGVSALFGLPWLSAATVRSVTHTNALTVMSKAVAPGDKPRIQEVKEQRVTGFLVAVLVGLSIVIGEVLRQIPLAVLFGIFLYMGVMSLNGIQLTERLILLLMPPKYHPDHNYVRKVPTLRMHLFTVVQLTCLSLLWVVMATAAALAFPFMLLLTIPVRMLLLPRLFNRRELQSLDADDAEPQLEEKEGQDEYSQLQMPV; this is encoded by the exons ATGATGGCGGCCAGCGTCCTGCCGGCTATCCTCGTCTTCATCCTCATCTTCATGGAGTCGCAGATCACAGC gctgATCGTCAGTAAGAAGGAGAGGATGCTGGTGAAGGGAACTGGTTTCCACCTGGACCTGCTCATCATCGTGGTGGTGGGCGGAGTCTCGGCACTGTTTGGGTTGCCATGGTTATCGGCCGCCACCGTTCGCTCCGTCACACACACCAACGCCCTCACTGTCATGAGCAAAGCCGTTGCCCCTGGCGACAAGCCGCGCATCCAGGAAGTGAAGGAGCAGAGGGTGACGGGCTTCCTGGTCGCTGTTCTAGTCG GTCTGTCCATCGTGATCGGGGAGGTCCTGCGTCAGATCCCTCTGGCCGTCCTGTTTGGGATCTTCCTCTATATGGGCGTGATGTCTCTGAACGGGATCCAGCTCACTGAGCGCCTCATCCTGCTGCTGATGCCCCCGAAGTACCACCCCGACCACAACTACGTCCGTAAG GTGCCGACGTTGAGGATGCACCTGTTCACCGTGGTCCagctgacctgtctgtctctcctgtgGGTCGTCATGGCGACGGCGGCGGCGCTGGCGTTCCCCTTCATGCTGCTGCTGACCATCCCGGTGaggatgctgctgctgccgcgcCTCTTCAACCGCCGAGAGCTGCAGAGC CTGGACGCTGATGATGCCGAGCCTCAgctggaggagaaggaggggcAGGACGAGTACTCCCAGCTGCAGATGCCCGTGTGA